The Horticoccus luteus DNA window GGCTTCCTCCACGCCGCCGAGGTGCTCGAGCGCTGACTCGCGCTGCCACGAAGAAAATCCGCCACTTCACCCGACCGGCGCCGGAAAACGCGCCGCGAAAACGCTTGGTGCAAAACCGTGCTCCGCCCAGCGACGCCGTCGCCGTCGATGCGGCGTGCCGGGCGCTGGTGATGTCTACCGCAATGGCGCTTCGTCGGACGATCTGAGCGGCTTGATCGACGCTTTCAGCATCTCTCCCCACTCCGCCCAGCGCTTGCCTTGAGTGCCGGCGAGGCGCTGCACGCCGCAGATATCCTCGTAGATGTTTTCCATGTAAAACATCGATTCCCAGTTGATGTTGAGATCGTGCTGATGCTCTCGCCTAAACTCCAGGAGCGCGTTCGTCGCCGCGGTCTTTTCCGCATCGCTCGCGGCGCTCAAGAGCTCATTACACCGCATCGCGTGAAATTTGAGTCGGCTGTGCTGGTTGGCCAGTTGCAGGTTTTCCACTCTCGCACGCGTCGCTGGCGAGAGGTCCGGCCGCAGGGCCGCGCCGAGCAGCGCGTCGGTCGCGTCAAAATCCCCTTCCGTGTAGAGGAGGCTGGTGAGCTGCATGAGCTTGTCGTTCACCTCTCGCAGCTTTCCGCTCATCGCGACGATCCGCTCGCGATTCGGCTGGATACGCTCGTTCCAAATCTGCCGCCAGTAGCGGTGATAGTCGCGGATTGCGCCGCTCGCGGCGCCAAACCCCGCGCAATACTCCTCCTCCCACTCCGCAAAGGTCCGCTCCGGCCGATAAAACGCCCGCGCCATGATGTAATTGGTCATCCCCGACACCGGCCAATAGCCCCAGCACGTGTCGTAGTCGGTTCCCGTGAGGTGAAACGCGCTGTTCGCGAGTTGCATCTTCTCGAACATGTTTTGCTCGAAACCCAGCGGCAGTCCCGTGTCGTCGCACTGATCGTTGGGCCGCAGATAAACTTCCTTCGCCCCCGCGGCCTTCCACGCGGCGTAGAATCCTCGCAACTCCTCCTCCGAGGAGAAATGGCTCGTGATGAAAAAAATCACCACTCCGTCGGCGACCTTCTCGCGCCGCGGCGGCGACCGGTAGGCGCTGTAGGCGTAATACGTGGTTTTCGCGGCCGGATCGTATTTCAACGCTTCCGCCTGGACCGCGTTGGCGAAACGCAGATACCGGTCGGTGAGCGGCAATTCGGTCGAATCCACATCGAGGTTTTCTTCGCCCGGCAGCCGCACATCCCATGCCGCGCACTGCGGGCAACGGCAGAAACCACGGCTGTCGTTTTCGCACGCGTTCACCACGTGACCACGGCCCGCCGTGAAGTGCCGTCGCGCCACTTCGCGCGCCAGCGCCGGATTGCTCACGCACATTTTAATGCGGTCCGGCGCACCCTGCATGATCTCCGCCGCGGGCGCCCGCTTCCCTGCACGATTCAACGCGAAAAACTCCGGATGCTCCGCTCCGTATTCGAGCCACCATTCGGTGAACGCATGCCCGTAGAAAAACTGCACGCTGCGGCCCATCCGCATCCGCCGCTGCCACACGGCTTCGTCGGCCCGGCGCCGGACATATTCGTCGGTGTCGAAGATGAACGCCGCCGGCACGCTGCCGCGCGAGAGCGCCATCTTGCGCAGGTTGTCGGTGTAGGCGGGCCGCATGTGCCGCTGCCGCAGCGCGGGCACCCACGCGCCCCGCTCCACCGGCAACGCGAAACGATCCTCAGGCGTAAACGCCACACCCGCCGCGCCCGGCTCCAGCCACCGCACGCCCAGCTTCTGCTCCAGCAATTCATACACGGCATACAACGTGCCCGTGCGATTCTCCTTCGCCGTCGCCGTCTCGCGCGCATCGCCCCGGTCAACATTGACCGCATCATCGCCGAACAACCAGACGCCCTCCGGCGCGATCACCCAGCGCGCCTCTTCCGGTGCGAGCGGCCGATCGTCGCCCGCCGGGCGCACGCCCACATGCAGCGCAAACTCGCCCGCGCTCGCCTGCGTGCGCACCGGCACGTCGCGTCCGCCGATCAACGTCAGGTGCGTTCGCAATTCTTCCGCCGCGAAAGCCACGACGGCATTCGCGTTTCCCGGCACCACGATGACGCAGTCCGCCGGTTTTACCGCGAGTCGCTTCGCATTCTCCGCGCTGGCGAACAGTCCGCCCGTCGCGCACGCCGAAACGACCACCCAAAGAAGTATGTTTTTCATCATGTCAGAATTCTCTTTTTTCTCCCGTCGCGGCGGTTGCCGCGCACCAGGCCAACTCAGCGCGGCGCGGCTGCGCCCTTCACCGGCACGTAGTCATACGTGCGTCCCTCAAAGCGGATTTCAAACGCCGGATTTTGCATCAGCTTGATGATTTCCGCGCCCGCCAGCAGCATCGGGCCATAGCCTTGCAACGCTGCGAAATGCACCGGGCGGTTGTAGTAATACACTTGGTCCCCCGCGTAATTCGTCGCGACTACAGAACCCTCCACGCGTCCGGCCCAATCGATCTTCGTCGACAACGCCGCCCAGCCAGCCTGCGCAATCGGTCCGTAAACCACGGGGCTGATCCAGCCCTGATTGATCGCGTGCGCAATCGCGTAGGTGAACATCGCCGTGCCTGACGTTTCGAGGAACGAATCATTGCGATCGATCATCTGGTGCCAGAAACCCGAGCCCGATTGATATTGCGCCACGCCCCGGAGCGCGGCGCGAAGCTGCGCAAGCACGGCCTCGCGCCTGGGATGATCCGCCGGCAGCACGTCGAGCAGGTCGCACATCGCCACCACCGTCCAGCCCATGCCGCGTCCCCAGTAGAAGTGAGGCGCATCGGGATTGTTCGCGCTCCAGCCGTGCGTGTAGAGGCCGGTCGACGAATCATACAAGCGGGCCGACATGCCCAGCGCGTTTTGCACGGCATCGTCGAACCACTTGCGCTCACCCGTGAGGTGACCCAGCTCCGCCAGTGCGGGCACGCCCATGTAGAAATCGTCCGCCCAGACCGACTGCGCCTGCGGGTGCTCGCGCGCCAGCGTGCCGTCGCTCAATCGGAATTGCTTGTGCGCAATCCAGTCCGCCCACGTGTCGATCACCGACTGCAAATCCGGCCCCACGCCGGCGAGGCGGGCACGCACGACGGCGGTGCACATCGCGCCGCTGTCGTCGAGCGACCGGGGCGCGATCGCTTTGAAAAAGTCTCCGCGCTGATATCCAAATTTCGCCTCGACCGCCCGGAAATATGGCAGGTGTTGCGCGATGAACGTGAACCGCCGCTCCACGAAATCGGCGAAGCGCGTATCGCCAGTGACCTTCGCCGCGTAGAGCATGCCGGAATACACCACTCCCATTTCATAGGAAATGATGCCGTTGCCCGCCTTGCCATCGTCCACCCGCGCCGTTTTTACCGGCGACGAAAAGTCGGTGATCTCTTTCCCGGTCGCACGATCCTCGATGCGAAGAGGCGAAACGCGGTCCAGATAATCGCGCACGCGGCCCAGCGCCTCGGTGATTTCCGGCACCGTCGGCCGCTGATAGGGCACGGGATAAGTGCCCTCGCCGAGATCGCGCGGATTCTTCGCGTCGCGATTGCGATACGGACCTTCCGCCAGCGCGGAAGCCGCGCCCAGCGCGAACGAAAGAACAACGACGGCGATTTTGTGCAGAGTCATGACGGAATGAATTCGGATGCAAACGACGACGCGCCGCAGGGTTCATAGGCGCGCGGCCGTGGCGTCAGTTGTGGCCTTCGAGATAGCCTTTGAAGTCGGTCGTTTGATGCTGGTCCGTCCGGTAAATGATCGGCTTGGGATCGAGCCAATCGGCGATGGTGGCACCAATGGCCGTCGCGAAGAAATGGTTTCCCGCCGGACTGTAGTGACCGATGAAGTAGCGGTCGTAGTAGCGGTCGATGCTCAGGTTGAACGCCTTGAAATCCGCCACGTGCACGAGATTCATGTCGAAGACCTTGAAGTTGTGCTGCGCGAGGAAATCCACCACCGGCTGGTCATAACGGCTGGTTTCGCCCGCCAGCAGCGAGCGGGTGACGCGGTTGGGATCGAAGAGCACCACGAGGAGTTTCTTGTGCTGCGCCGCGGCAAACGCCTGCGCCTTGGTCAGGATGTATTTCGTCGCCGCGAAGCTATATGCGTCGAGCAACCCTGTGATCGCGTCGTCCCGACGAGCGGGATCATCCCAATTCACCGCGAAATCAAGCCAACCGGCGAGCTTCCGCAGCGCCTCCCAATCGGGCGCCCGGATCAAACCCTTTTTATACAGACTCATCTGCAGCGCGAGATCGCCCCGCATATTTTCCGCCATCCAGTCCGGATTGGTCATGTTATACACGTCCGCCGCCGTGCGGATGCGGCTCTCGTGCTCCACCATTTTTCCGGTCGCCAGATCCATTTCGATGTTCGGCCAGAAGTTGCCGTGAAACATGACGCCTTCGCCCTCGATTTCCGTCTGCCGCGCAGTCCATTCGCGGAAATTCATATACCGGCAGCGGAGCAGACTCCGGATGTGGTCGTCGCCCCAGAGATAGAACACCAGATATTCAGCGCCGTGGTCGGTCGTCTCCTCCCGCAGCAGGCGGCGGTAGGCCTGATAAACCCCGTAACCGCCCATCCCGAAATTGCGCACCGGTTCGCCCAGATGCCCGGCGAGATATTCCTGCCACGTCTCGCCGTCGTTCACCTGATGACACTGCGTGAAACTGTCGCCGTAGGTGTTGATGCGACAGGGCCGCGCCGGATACATGAACGACCTGCGGGCGCCGTTGGCCTGCGCCGTGGACAATGTCATGCTCTTCTCGAAGCCATCGTGCGGCATCGAGTTGCCGAGGATATAACCGAGCTCGGGATCGAACTTCGCCCAGCCTCCATCGTTTATAAACACCTCGACCTCATGGCGCGACGCCACGTTGGCCCGAATGTAATCCAGATATTCAGGCGCCATGGCCGTCGCCTCCGCGGCACTCGCGCCTCCGATCGCCAGCAAGGAACACAGTCCGAGCCGCGCAAAACTCGAGCCGAAGCGTGAAAACGTGTTTGTGGCGCACGCAAGCCGCCGACATCCGGCCAAGAACATAGGGCAAATAAAGGGACATGAGGGGAAACGCGGGGGTCAGCGCGCAGGTTGCAGGCCGCCGCCATGGTTCGCCAGCAGGATGACCAAGCAAATTACGTCGCGCGTCGCACTCTGCTCCCAACCAGCGGCCTAAGCCTCCATGCCCGCCTCGCCCGACCCGCCGAAGCCCGACCCAACCGCTCCCATTCAGGCCAGCGCCTCGTGCAAAATCTCCGCCGGATGCAAGGCGCGACGGTGCAACGCGTCTTTGATCTGATGCCGGCAACTCGTGCCGGACGACGCGATCAAAACGTCTTCCGGCGTGGCTCGCACGGTCGGAAACAGCACCAGTTCGCCCACCTGCTGCGACACCGCAAAGTGCTCCTCCTCGTAGCCGAACGAACCCGCCATGCCGCAGCACCCGCTGGGAATCATCGATACATTGTAATGCAACGGCAGTTCCAGCGCCTTCACCGCCGGCGTGAGCGACGACAACGCCTTCTGGTGGCAATGCCCGTGCAATTTTATTTTCCGGGCTGCCGTCGTGAACGCCTCGCGCCGGATCCGCCCGGCATCGCGTTCGCGGGCGATAAATTCTTCGAACAGCAGCGCGTGCTTCGCCAGCGCCTTCGCGGCGCCGATCAGCCGCTCCGGCACCAGATCCGGAAACTCATCGCGGAATCCCAGAATCGCCGACGGCTCCAAGCCGATCAACGGCGTCTCCGCCGACACGACCGGCGCGAGCAGTTCCACGTTGCGAATCGCGAGTTTCTGCGCGGCGCGCACGAGCCCTTTTGAAAGCTGCGCCCGACCGCTGTCCACGTGCTGTGGGATGACGACTTCGTAACCGAGACGGTTGAGCAACTGCACCGCTTTGATGCCGATCTCGGTGTCGTTGTAATTCGTGAATTCGTCGCAGAACAAATACACCCGGCCCTGCGGAAACGAAGACGCGGCGCCG harbors:
- a CDS encoding DUF4838 domain-containing protein; this encodes MKNILLWVVVSACATGGLFASAENAKRLAVKPADCVIVVPGNANAVVAFAAEELRTHLTLIGGRDVPVRTQASAGEFALHVGVRPAGDDRPLAPEEARWVIAPEGVWLFGDDAVNVDRGDARETATAKENRTGTLYAVYELLEQKLGVRWLEPGAAGVAFTPEDRFALPVERGAWVPALRQRHMRPAYTDNLRKMALSRGSVPAAFIFDTDEYVRRRADEAVWQRRMRMGRSVQFFYGHAFTEWWLEYGAEHPEFFALNRAGKRAPAAEIMQGAPDRIKMCVSNPALAREVARRHFTAGRGHVVNACENDSRGFCRCPQCAAWDVRLPGEENLDVDSTELPLTDRYLRFANAVQAEALKYDPAAKTTYYAYSAYRSPPRREKVADGVVIFFITSHFSSEEELRGFYAAWKAAGAKEVYLRPNDQCDDTGLPLGFEQNMFEKMQLANSAFHLTGTDYDTCWGYWPVSGMTNYIMARAFYRPERTFAEWEEEYCAGFGAASGAIRDYHRYWRQIWNERIQPNRERIVAMSGKLREVNDKLMQLTSLLYTEGDFDATDALLGAALRPDLSPATRARVENLQLANQHSRLKFHAMRCNELLSAASDAEKTAATNALLEFRREHQHDLNINWESMFYMENIYEDICGVQRLAGTQGKRWAEWGEMLKASIKPLRSSDEAPLR
- a CDS encoding glycoside hydrolase family 88/105 protein, coding for MTLHKIAVVVLSFALGAASALAEGPYRNRDAKNPRDLGEGTYPVPYQRPTVPEITEALGRVRDYLDRVSPLRIEDRATGKEITDFSSPVKTARVDDGKAGNGIISYEMGVVYSGMLYAAKVTGDTRFADFVERRFTFIAQHLPYFRAVEAKFGYQRGDFFKAIAPRSLDDSGAMCTAVVRARLAGVGPDLQSVIDTWADWIAHKQFRLSDGTLAREHPQAQSVWADDFYMGVPALAELGHLTGERKWFDDAVQNALGMSARLYDSSTGLYTHGWSANNPDAPHFYWGRGMGWTVVAMCDLLDVLPADHPRREAVLAQLRAALRGVAQYQSGSGFWHQMIDRNDSFLETSGTAMFTYAIAHAINQGWISPVVYGPIAQAGWAALSTKIDWAGRVEGSVVATNYAGDQVYYYNRPVHFAALQGYGPMLLAGAEIIKLMQNPAFEIRFEGRTYDYVPVKGAAAPR